One Pseudomonas sp. AN-1 genomic region harbors:
- the hflK gene encoding FtsH protease activity modulator HflK encodes MAWNEPGGNSNDNDPWGGRRGGGRQGPPDLDEALRKLQDNLNSLFGGRKRSGDSGAGGKGGGLGLVAIGFGVLAALWLYSAVYVVDEQEQAVILRFGKYYETVGPGLNLYLPPIDRKFQENVTRERAYSKQGQMLTEDENIIEVPLTVQYRVSNLQEFVLNVDQPEVSLQHATDSALRHVVGSTSMDQVLTEGREQMAADVKERLQRFLDTYKTGITVTQVNIQSAAAPREVQEAFDDVIRAREDEQREKNQAEAYANGVIPEARGQAQRIVEDANGYREEVVSRAQGEADRFSKLLVEYRKAPEVTRQRLYLETMQELLGNTSKVLMSSEQGQNSLLYLPLDKMMEGRAPLSTPVMPSIQSGAVEAPRVGSDAQRDLRSRESR; translated from the coding sequence ATGGCCTGGAATGAGCCGGGTGGCAACTCGAACGACAACGATCCCTGGGGCGGCCGCCGTGGCGGCGGTCGGCAGGGGCCACCGGATCTGGACGAAGCCTTGCGCAAGCTGCAGGACAACCTGAACAGCCTGTTCGGTGGTCGCAAGCGCAGCGGCGACAGCGGCGCGGGCGGCAAGGGCGGCGGTCTCGGCCTCGTGGCCATCGGCTTCGGCGTGCTCGCCGCGCTCTGGCTGTACAGCGCCGTCTACGTGGTGGACGAACAGGAGCAGGCGGTGATCCTGCGCTTCGGCAAGTACTACGAGACCGTCGGGCCGGGCCTGAACCTCTATCTGCCGCCGATCGACCGCAAGTTCCAGGAAAACGTCACCCGCGAGCGTGCCTACAGCAAGCAGGGCCAGATGCTCACCGAGGACGAGAACATCATCGAGGTGCCGCTGACCGTGCAGTACCGGGTCAGCAACCTGCAGGAGTTCGTGCTCAACGTCGACCAGCCGGAAGTCAGCCTGCAGCACGCCACCGACAGCGCCCTGCGCCACGTGGTCGGCTCGACCTCGATGGACCAGGTGCTGACCGAGGGCCGCGAGCAGATGGCCGCCGACGTCAAGGAGCGCCTGCAGCGTTTCCTCGACACCTACAAGACCGGCATCACCGTCACCCAGGTCAACATCCAGAGCGCCGCCGCCCCGCGCGAGGTGCAGGAAGCCTTCGACGACGTGATCCGGGCCCGTGAGGACGAGCAGCGCGAGAAGAACCAGGCCGAGGCCTACGCCAACGGCGTGATCCCCGAGGCGCGCGGCCAGGCCCAGCGCATCGTCGAGGACGCCAACGGCTATCGCGAGGAAGTGGTCTCCCGCGCCCAGGGCGAGGCCGACCGCTTCAGCAAGCTGCTGGTCGAATATCGCAAGGCCCCGGAGGTGACCCGCCAGCGCCTGTACCTGGAGACCATGCAGGAGTTGCTGGGCAATACCAGCAAGGTGCTGATGAGCAGCGAGCAGGGGCAGAACAGCCTGCTCTATCTGCCGCTGGACAAGATGATGGAAGGCCGTGCGCCGCTGTCGACGCCGGTGATGCCGAGCATCCAGTCCGGTGCGGTGGAGGCGCCACGGGTGGGTTCGGATGCGCAGCGTGACCTGCGTTCGAGGGAGAGCCGCTGA
- the hflX gene encoding ribosome rescue GTPase HflX produces the protein MFFERHEGGERAILIHLDGQAPEAREDPDEFLELARSAGAEVAGFISVPRHQPTARFLIGSGKVDEIREQVRAEQAELVIFNHTLTPSQERNLEREFECRVLDRTGLILDIFAQRARTHEGKLQVELAQLEHMSTRLVRGWTHLERQKGGIGLRGPGETQLETDRRLLRVRIRQIKQRLEKVRSQRELARRGRKRAEVPVVSLVGYTNAGKSTLFNALTEADVYAANQLFATLDPTLRRLEFADVGPVILADTVGFIRHLPHKLVEAFRATLEESSNADLLLHVIDAHEPERQLQIEQVYSVLKEIGADQLPTLEVYNKLDLLPGVAPQIQRDDSGKPVRVWLSAREGQGLDLLRQAITELLGDDLFVGILRLPQQLGRLRAQLFALGAVQDEQHDEEGAILLKVRLPRVELNKLVSREGWKSDDFLAQHTLQ, from the coding sequence TTGTTCTTTGAGCGCCACGAGGGTGGCGAGCGGGCCATCCTGATTCATCTGGACGGCCAGGCGCCCGAGGCGCGTGAAGATCCCGACGAGTTTCTCGAACTGGCCCGTTCGGCGGGTGCCGAGGTCGCTGGCTTCATCAGCGTACCCCGGCACCAGCCCACGGCACGCTTCCTGATCGGCAGCGGCAAGGTCGACGAGATCCGCGAGCAGGTCAGGGCCGAGCAGGCCGAACTGGTCATCTTCAACCACACCCTGACTCCCAGTCAGGAACGCAACCTCGAGCGCGAGTTCGAATGCCGGGTACTCGACCGTACCGGCCTGATTCTCGACATCTTCGCCCAGCGTGCGCGCACCCATGAAGGCAAGCTGCAGGTCGAACTGGCCCAGCTCGAGCACATGAGCACGCGCCTGGTGCGCGGCTGGACCCACCTCGAGCGGCAGAAGGGCGGCATCGGCCTGCGCGGCCCGGGCGAGACCCAGCTGGAAACTGACCGTCGCCTGCTGCGCGTGCGCATCCGCCAGATCAAGCAGCGCCTGGAGAAGGTGCGCAGCCAGCGCGAGCTGGCGCGCCGCGGGCGCAAGCGCGCCGAGGTGCCGGTGGTCTCGCTGGTCGGCTACACCAACGCCGGCAAGTCGACGCTGTTCAACGCGCTGACCGAGGCCGACGTCTACGCCGCCAACCAGCTGTTCGCCACCCTCGATCCCACCCTGCGTCGTCTCGAGTTCGCCGACGTCGGTCCGGTGATCCTCGCCGATACCGTGGGCTTCATCCGCCACCTGCCGCACAAGCTGGTCGAGGCGTTCCGCGCCACCCTTGAGGAGTCGAGCAACGCCGACCTGCTGCTGCACGTGATCGACGCCCACGAGCCCGAGCGCCAGCTGCAGATCGAGCAGGTCTACTCGGTGCTCAAGGAGATCGGTGCCGACCAGCTGCCGACCCTCGAGGTGTACAACAAGCTCGACCTGTTGCCCGGCGTGGCGCCGCAGATCCAGCGCGACGACAGCGGCAAGCCGGTGCGTGTCTGGCTGTCGGCCCGCGAGGGGCAGGGCCTGGACCTGCTGCGCCAGGCGATCACCGAACTGCTCGGCGATGACCTGTTCGTCGGCATCCTGCGCCTGCCGCAGCAGCTCGGCCGCCTGCGTGCCCAGTTGTTCGCGCTCGGTGCGGTGCAGGACGAGCAGCATGACGAGGAAGGTGCCATCCTGTTGAAGGTACGCCTGCCGCGGGTCGAGCTGAACAAGCTGGTCAGTCGCGAGGGCTGGAAGTCCGACGACTTTCTCGCGCAACACACTTTGCAATAA
- the hfq gene encoding RNA chaperone Hfq: MSKGHSLQDPYLNTLRKERVPVSIYLVNGIKLQGQIESFDQFVILLKNTVSQMVYKHAISTVVPSRPVRLPSSESGEPGNAE; encoded by the coding sequence ATGTCAAAAGGGCATTCGCTACAAGACCCTTACCTGAATACCCTGCGTAAGGAACGCGTTCCGGTTTCCATCTATCTGGTCAACGGCATCAAGCTGCAGGGCCAGATCGAGTCGTTCGACCAGTTCGTCATCCTGCTGAAGAACACCGTCAGCCAGATGGTCTACAAGCACGCGATCTCCACCGTGGTTCCCAGCCGTCCGGTCCGTCTGCCCAGCAGCGAGTCGGGTGAGCCGGGCAACGCCGAATAA
- the miaA gene encoding tRNA (adenosine(37)-N6)-dimethylallyltransferase MiaA, producing MSALPPAIFLMGPTASGKTDLAIELARVLPCEIVSVDSALVYRGMDIGTAKPPRELLAEFPHRLIDIRDPAESYSAAEFRSDALAAMAEITAAGRIPLLVGGTMLYFKALLEGLADMPSADPQVRAQLEAQAVAEGLAALHAELARVDPESAARIHPNDPQRLVRALEVYRVSGLNMSEHRRRQQVLQNLHGGAPHAQAFPYTVAHLAIAPAQRALLHERIARRFHLMLEQGFVAEVEALHARGDLHPGLPSIRSVGYRQVWEYLEGRLTREEMAERGIIATRQLAKRQFTWLRSWSSLHWLDSLAADNLARTLKYLQTVAING from the coding sequence ATGTCCGCGCTGCCCCCCGCCATCTTCCTCATGGGTCCGACCGCCTCGGGCAAGACCGACCTGGCCATCGAGCTGGCGCGGGTGCTGCCCTGCGAGATCGTCAGCGTCGACTCGGCGCTGGTCTACCGCGGCATGGACATCGGCACCGCCAAGCCGCCGCGCGAGCTGCTCGCCGAGTTCCCGCACCGGCTGATCGACATCCGCGACCCGGCCGAGAGCTACTCGGCCGCCGAGTTCCGCAGCGATGCGCTGGCAGCCATGGCCGAGATCACCGCCGCCGGGCGCATCCCGCTGCTGGTCGGCGGCACCATGCTGTACTTCAAGGCGCTGCTCGAGGGCCTGGCCGACATGCCTTCGGCCGATCCGCAGGTCCGCGCCCAGCTGGAGGCGCAGGCCGTCGCCGAGGGGCTCGCCGCGCTGCATGCCGAGCTGGCGCGGGTCGACCCGGAGTCGGCGGCGCGCATCCATCCCAACGACCCGCAACGCCTGGTCCGTGCCCTGGAGGTGTACCGGGTCAGCGGCCTGAACATGAGCGAGCATCGCCGCCGCCAGCAGGTGTTGCAAAATCTGCACGGCGGCGCGCCGCACGCACAGGCTTTCCCTTATACTGTCGCCCACCTGGCCATCGCCCCGGCGCAGCGCGCGCTGCTGCACGAGCGCATCGCCCGGCGTTTTCACCTGATGCTGGAACAGGGCTTCGTGGCCGAGGTCGAAGCGCTGCATGCGCGCGGCGACCTGCACCCGGGGCTGCCGTCGATCCGCTCGGTGGGCTACCGGCAGGTATGGGAATATCTCGAGGGCCGTCTGACCCGGGAGGAGATGGCCGAACGCGGCATCATCGCCACCCGCCAGCTGGCCAAGCGACAGTTCACCTGGCTGCGCAGTTGGTCGTCGCTGCACTGGCTCGACAGCCTGGCCGCAGACAATCTCGCGCGCACCTTGAAATACCTGCAGACTGTCGCCATTAATGGCTGA
- the mutL gene encoding DNA mismatch repair endonuclease MutL, producing the protein MSAPARIQLLTPRLANQIAAGEVVERPASVAKELLENSLDAGATRIDVEVEQGGIKLLRVRDDGAGIEPDDLPLALARHATSKIRELEDLERVLSLGFRGEALASISSVARLTLTSRRRGAPQAWQVEVEGSDMAPRVQPAAHPDGTSVEVRDLFFNTPARRKFLRAEKTEFDHLQEVIKRLALTHFEVGFHLRHNGKGVLGLHPAKDEVSRARRVASVCGPAFLEQALPLDLERNGLRLWGWVGLPTFSRSQADLQYFYVNGRMVRDKLVAHAVRQAYRDVLYNGRHPAFVLFLEIDPAVVDVNVHPTKHEVRFRDSRMVHDFLYGTLHRALADVRPESQLAPAAAPRGEPQVTGLAAGEFAGQNEMVLAEHVPAATPAEPAWQAPLGGQSRPGGGGGYRPVQAPAAQPQAELQGAYREFFAPLAGPAALPEGQGDVPPLGYALAQLKGIYILAENAHGLVLVDMHAAHERITYERLKSAMASEGLRGQPLLVPESIALSQREADCAEEHAAWFARLGFELQRLGPETLAIRQIPALLKQAQASQLVRDVLSDLLEYGSSDRIQAHLNELLATMACHGAVRANRRLTLPEMNALLRDMESTERSGQCNHGRPTWTQLGMDELDKLFLRGR; encoded by the coding sequence ATGAGCGCACCGGCGCGCATCCAGCTGCTCACTCCGCGGCTGGCCAACCAGATCGCCGCCGGCGAGGTGGTCGAGCGGCCGGCTTCGGTGGCCAAGGAGCTGCTGGAGAACAGCCTGGACGCCGGCGCCACGCGCATCGACGTCGAGGTCGAGCAGGGCGGCATCAAGCTGCTGCGCGTGCGCGACGACGGCGCCGGCATCGAGCCGGACGACCTGCCGCTGGCCCTGGCGCGCCACGCCACCAGCAAGATCCGCGAGCTGGAGGACCTCGAGCGGGTGCTCAGCCTCGGCTTTCGCGGCGAGGCGCTGGCCTCGATCAGCTCGGTGGCGCGCCTGACCCTGACCTCGCGCCGGCGCGGCGCCCCGCAGGCCTGGCAGGTCGAGGTCGAGGGCAGCGACATGGCGCCGCGGGTGCAGCCGGCGGCGCATCCCGACGGCACCAGCGTCGAGGTGCGCGACCTGTTCTTCAACACCCCGGCGCGGCGCAAGTTCCTGCGCGCCGAGAAGACCGAGTTCGACCACCTGCAGGAGGTGATCAAGCGCCTGGCGCTGACCCACTTCGAGGTCGGCTTCCACCTGCGCCACAACGGCAAGGGCGTGCTCGGCCTGCATCCGGCGAAGGACGAAGTCAGCCGCGCGCGGCGGGTGGCCAGCGTCTGCGGTCCGGCCTTCCTCGAGCAGGCGCTGCCGCTCGACCTCGAGCGCAACGGCCTGCGTCTGTGGGGCTGGGTCGGCCTGCCGACCTTCTCGCGCAGCCAGGCCGACCTGCAGTACTTCTACGTCAACGGCCGCATGGTGCGCGACAAGCTGGTCGCCCACGCGGTGCGCCAGGCCTACCGCGACGTGCTGTACAACGGCCGCCACCCGGCCTTCGTGCTGTTCCTCGAGATCGACCCCGCGGTGGTCGACGTCAACGTGCACCCGACCAAGCACGAGGTGCGCTTCCGCGACAGCCGCATGGTCCACGACTTCCTCTACGGCACCCTGCACCGCGCGCTGGCCGACGTGCGCCCGGAGAGCCAGCTGGCTCCCGCCGCGGCGCCGCGCGGCGAGCCGCAGGTCACTGGCCTGGCCGCCGGCGAGTTCGCCGGGCAGAACGAGATGGTGCTGGCCGAGCATGTGCCGGCTGCCACGCCGGCGGAGCCGGCCTGGCAGGCGCCGCTCGGCGGGCAGAGCCGTCCGGGCGGTGGAGGCGGCTATCGGCCGGTGCAGGCGCCGGCGGCCCAGCCGCAGGCCGAGCTACAGGGCGCCTACCGCGAGTTCTTCGCTCCGCTGGCCGGGCCGGCGGCGCTGCCCGAGGGGCAGGGCGACGTGCCGCCGCTGGGCTACGCGCTGGCCCAGCTCAAGGGCATCTACATCCTCGCCGAGAACGCCCACGGCCTGGTACTGGTGGACATGCACGCGGCCCACGAGCGCATCACCTACGAGCGGCTGAAGAGCGCCATGGCCAGCGAGGGCCTGCGCGGCCAGCCGCTGCTGGTGCCCGAGTCCATCGCCCTCAGCCAGCGCGAGGCCGACTGCGCCGAGGAGCACGCCGCCTGGTTCGCCCGCCTTGGTTTCGAGCTGCAGCGCCTGGGGCCGGAGACCCTGGCGATCCGCCAGATTCCCGCGCTGCTCAAGCAGGCGCAGGCCAGCCAGCTGGTGCGCGACGTGCTCAGCGACCTGCTCGAATACGGCTCCAGCGACCGCATCCAGGCCCATCTCAACGAGCTGCTGGCGACCATGGCCTGCCATGGCGCGGTGCGTGCCAACCGCCGCCTGACCCTGCCCGAGATGAACGCCCTGCTGCGCGACATGGAGAGCACCGAGCGCAGCGGCCAGTGCAACCACGGCCGGCCGACCTGGACCCAACTGGGCATGGACGAGCTGGACAAGCTGTTCCTGCGCGGGCGCTGA
- a CDS encoding N-acetylmuramoyl-L-alanine amidase translates to MGWALRPRALLAVLGTLLAMLAAEVVHAASEIRGVRLWRAPDNTRLVFDLSGPVQHKVFSLSAPERIVIDVEGAQLGTRLEQLATANTPITGLRAAEQAPGKLRIVIDTAAMVEAKSFSLAPNQQYGHRLVVDLFDQGEAPPAVAPKAPAAVPAVAQGSAAPPAADNPPPVAPEAPKTVVREAAARPAPLPSGKRNIVIAIDAGHGGEDPGAIGPRGLREKVVVLEIARELQRLINQEKGFRAELVRTGDYFIPLRKRTEIARKKGADLFVSIHADAAPRAAAFGASVFALSEGGATSETARWLADSENRSDLVGGVGSVSLDDKDRMLAGVLLDLSMTATLSSSLDVGHKVLANMGRITPLHKRRVEQAGFMVLKSPDIPSILVETGFISNPGESQKLATKSHQQALARSIQSGVRQFFHENPPPGTYIAWLRDQGKIKVGERAHRVAPGESLALIAQRYQVSQAALRSANRLASDNLKAGQMLTIPAPTLAAQP, encoded by the coding sequence ATGGGATGGGCCCTTCGCCCCCGGGCGCTGCTTGCCGTACTGGGCACCCTGCTGGCCATGCTGGCCGCCGAGGTGGTGCATGCGGCCAGCGAGATTCGTGGCGTACGCCTGTGGCGTGCGCCGGACAACACCCGCCTGGTGTTCGACCTCAGCGGGCCGGTGCAGCACAAGGTGTTCTCCCTGAGCGCGCCGGAGCGCATCGTCATCGACGTCGAGGGGGCCCAGCTGGGGACCCGTCTCGAGCAACTGGCCACGGCCAACACGCCGATCACCGGCCTGCGCGCCGCCGAGCAGGCCCCCGGCAAGCTGCGCATCGTCATCGACACCGCCGCGATGGTGGAGGCGAAGAGCTTCAGCCTGGCGCCCAACCAGCAGTACGGCCATCGCCTGGTGGTCGACCTGTTCGATCAGGGCGAGGCGCCGCCGGCTGTGGCGCCCAAGGCGCCCGCGGCAGTGCCCGCGGTGGCCCAGGGGAGCGCTGCGCCGCCAGCGGCCGACAACCCGCCGCCGGTCGCGCCCGAAGCGCCGAAGACCGTGGTTCGCGAGGCGGCGGCCCGCCCGGCGCCGCTGCCCAGCGGCAAGCGCAACATCGTCATCGCCATCGACGCCGGCCACGGCGGCGAGGATCCGGGCGCCATCGGCCCGCGCGGCCTGCGCGAGAAGGTCGTGGTACTGGAGATCGCCCGCGAACTGCAGCGCCTGATCAACCAGGAGAAAGGCTTCCGCGCCGAACTGGTGCGTACCGGCGATTACTTCATCCCGCTGCGCAAGCGCACCGAGATCGCCCGCAAGAAGGGCGCCGACCTGTTCGTCTCCATCCACGCCGACGCCGCACCGCGCGCGGCGGCCTTCGGCGCCTCGGTGTTCGCCCTCTCCGAAGGCGGCGCCACCTCGGAGACCGCGCGCTGGCTGGCCGACAGCGAGAACCGCTCGGATCTGGTCGGCGGCGTCGGCAGCGTCAGCCTCGACGACAAGGACCGCATGCTCGCCGGGGTGCTGCTCGATCTGTCGATGACCGCCACCCTGTCCTCCAGCCTGGACGTCGGCCACAAGGTGCTGGCGAACATGGGGCGCATCACCCCGCTGCACAAGCGCCGGGTCGAGCAGGCCGGCTTCATGGTGCTGAAGTCGCCGGACATCCCGTCGATCCTGGTGGAAACCGGGTTCATCTCCAACCCCGGCGAATCGCAGAAGCTGGCCACCAAGAGCCACCAGCAGGCGCTGGCGCGCTCGATCCAGAGCGGCGTGCGCCAGTTCTTCCACGAGAACCCGCCGCCTGGCACCTACATCGCCTGGCTGCGCGACCAGGGCAAGATCAAGGTGGGCGAGCGCGCCCACCGGGTGGCCCCGGGTGAGAGCCTGGCGCTGATCGCCCAGCGCTACCAGGTCAGCCAGGCCGCGCTGCGCAGCGCCAACCGTCTGGCCAGCGACAATCTTAAGGCCGGCCAGATGCTGACCATCCCGGCGCCGACCCTGGCGGCCCAGCCATGA
- the tsaE gene encoding tRNA (adenosine(37)-N6)-threonylcarbamoyltransferase complex ATPase subunit type 1 TsaE — translation MPEVTLYAADEAAMLALGARLAEVTGGRGVICLHGDLGMGKTTLSRGILRGLGHAGPVKSPTFTLVEPYELGERRVYHFDLYRLADPEELEFFGIRDYFQGDALCLIEWPERGAGILPKADLDISIDVHGEGRVLRLLPHGARGESWCAALTTVGVQ, via the coding sequence GTGCCTGAAGTGACGCTGTACGCCGCCGACGAGGCGGCCATGCTGGCCCTGGGCGCGCGCCTGGCCGAGGTGACCGGCGGGCGCGGAGTGATCTGCCTGCATGGCGACCTGGGCATGGGCAAGACCACCCTGTCGCGCGGTATCCTGCGCGGCCTGGGCCATGCGGGGCCGGTGAAGAGCCCGACCTTCACCCTGGTCGAGCCCTACGAGCTGGGCGAGCGGCGGGTCTACCATTTCGACCTGTATCGCCTGGCAGATCCCGAGGAGCTGGAATTCTTCGGCATCCGCGACTATTTCCAAGGCGACGCGCTGTGCCTGATCGAGTGGCCCGAGCGCGGCGCCGGCATTCTGCCGAAGGCGGACCTGGACATCAGCATCGACGTGCATGGCGAGGGGCGGGTGTTGCGCCTGCTGCCCCACGGCGCGCGGGGCGAGTCCTGGTGCGCCGCCCTGACGACTGTGGGAGTCCAATGA
- a CDS encoding NAD(P)H-hydrate dehydratase, whose translation MPLTAPALPLALHRAAQVRELDARLIAAGTPGSELMQRAAHALWRALRRRWPDAGEITVLAGRGNNAGDGYLVAALARRAGWRARVLAVADPAQLGGDAAAAHAAAQAAGVAVEPWCECAPLTGVLVDALLGTGLAGEVREPYAQAIRLANASGRPLLAVDLPSGLCGDSGRVLGVAIRAELTVTLLALKLGLFCLDGPDHCGELAFDDLRADPALVAELPPAARRLTADSVPRLPPRLLNAHKGQFGHVLLVGGDLGYGGAALLAAESCLRGGAGLVSLATRAEHVPAMLVRRPEVMARAVQSSFELHALLAQADVLVLGPGCGQGPWARTLLAGLGAQGKPQVWDADALNLLAAGLLAPPAGDWLVTPHPGEAARLLGCSSAQVQADRPAAALELARRLNAVVVLKGLGSLVATPGGELHLCDRGHPAMAGAGLGDVLAGLLGALLAQGLEVGAAARLGVWLHACAGERLGRGGRGLAAADLIETIRELLEEHSPCLK comes from the coding sequence ATGCCGCTGACTGCCCCCGCCTTGCCCCTCGCCCTCCATCGCGCCGCCCAGGTCCGCGAGCTGGACGCGCGCCTGATCGCCGCCGGCACCCCCGGCAGCGAGCTGATGCAGCGCGCCGCCCATGCCCTCTGGCGCGCGCTGCGCCGCCGCTGGCCGGACGCCGGCGAGATCACCGTGCTGGCCGGGCGCGGCAATAATGCCGGCGACGGCTACCTGGTCGCCGCGCTGGCCCGGCGCGCCGGCTGGCGCGCGCGGGTGCTGGCGGTCGCCGATCCGGCGCAGCTGGGCGGCGATGCCGCCGCCGCCCATGCCGCGGCGCAGGCCGCCGGGGTGGCCGTCGAGCCGTGGTGCGAGTGCGCGCCGCTGACCGGCGTGCTGGTCGACGCCCTGCTCGGCACCGGTCTGGCGGGCGAGGTGCGCGAGCCCTACGCCCAGGCCATCCGCCTGGCCAACGCCAGCGGCCGGCCGCTGCTGGCGGTCGACCTGCCGTCGGGACTGTGCGGCGACAGCGGGCGGGTGCTCGGCGTGGCGATCCGCGCCGAACTGACGGTCACCCTGCTGGCGCTCAAGCTCGGCCTGTTCTGCCTGGACGGCCCTGACCACTGCGGCGAGCTGGCCTTCGACGACCTGCGCGCCGACCCGGCGCTGGTCGCCGAGCTGCCGCCGGCGGCGCGGCGCCTGACGGCGGACAGCGTGCCGCGCCTGCCGCCGCGGCTGCTCAACGCCCACAAGGGCCAGTTCGGCCACGTCCTGCTGGTCGGCGGCGACCTCGGCTACGGCGGCGCTGCGCTGCTCGCCGCCGAGAGCTGCCTGCGCGGTGGTGCCGGGCTGGTCAGCCTGGCCACCCGCGCCGAGCACGTGCCGGCCATGCTGGTCCGACGCCCGGAAGTGATGGCCCGCGCCGTGCAGTCGTCCTTCGAACTGCACGCGCTGCTCGCCCAGGCCGACGTGCTGGTGCTCGGCCCCGGCTGCGGCCAGGGCCCCTGGGCGCGCACCCTGCTGGCCGGCCTCGGCGCGCAGGGCAAGCCGCAGGTATGGGACGCCGACGCGCTCAACCTGCTGGCCGCCGGGCTGCTGGCGCCGCCGGCCGGCGACTGGCTGGTCACTCCGCATCCGGGCGAGGCGGCGCGCCTGCTCGGCTGCAGTAGCGCCCAGGTGCAGGCCGATCGCCCGGCGGCGGCGCTGGAGCTGGCGCGCCGGCTGAATGCGGTGGTGGTCCTGAAGGGACTCGGCAGCCTGGTGGCGACTCCGGGCGGGGAACTGCACCTGTGCGACCGAGGTCATCCGGCGATGGCCGGGGCCGGCCTCGGCGACGTGCTCGCCGGCCTGCTCGGCGCCCTGCTGGCGCAGGGCCTGGAAGTGGGCGCCGCGGCGCGGCTGGGCGTCTGGCTGCATGCCTGTGCCGGCGAGCGCCTGGGCCGCGGCGGACGCGGCCTGGCGGCCGCCGACCTGATCGAGACCATCCGTGAACTGCTGGAGGAGCACAGTCCGTGCCTGAAGTGA
- the queG gene encoding tRNA epoxyqueuosine(34) reductase QueG: MSTSAPDPAALAQAIKTWGRELGFQQVGIAGVELGEHEAHLARWLAAGYQGEMDYMAAHGSKRSRPAELVPGTLRVVSLRMDYLPGDTRMAEVLASPDKAYVSRYALGRDYHKLVRKRLQQLAERIQAAIGPFGYRAFVDSAPVLEKALAQQAGLGWIGKNTLLLNKQAGSWFFLGELFVDLPLPVDAAHEREHCGRCQACLDVCPTAAFVGPQLLDARRCISYLTIELKGSIPEELRAPIGNRVFGCDDCQLVCPWNRFARPTQQDDFRPRHGLDNSELAELFRWSEEEFLARTEGSPLRRAGYERFLRNLAVGLGNAPASIPVLEALRLRREYPSELVREHVEWALARHGAT; this comes from the coding sequence ATGTCGACCAGCGCCCCCGATCCCGCCGCCCTCGCCCAGGCGATCAAGACCTGGGGCCGCGAACTGGGCTTCCAGCAGGTCGGCATCGCCGGCGTCGAACTGGGCGAGCACGAGGCGCACCTCGCGCGCTGGCTGGCCGCCGGCTACCAGGGCGAGATGGACTACATGGCCGCCCACGGCAGCAAGCGCTCGCGGCCGGCCGAGCTGGTCCCCGGCACCCTGCGGGTGGTCTCGCTGCGCATGGACTACCTGCCCGGCGACACGCGCATGGCCGAGGTGCTGGCCAGCCCGGACAAGGCCTACGTGTCGCGCTACGCGCTGGGCCGCGACTACCACAAGCTGGTGCGCAAGCGCCTGCAGCAGCTGGCCGAACGCATCCAGGCGGCGATCGGCCCGTTCGGCTACCGCGCCTTCGTCGACAGCGCGCCGGTGCTGGAGAAGGCCCTGGCGCAGCAGGCCGGACTCGGCTGGATCGGCAAGAACACCCTACTGCTGAACAAGCAGGCCGGCAGCTGGTTCTTCCTCGGCGAGCTGTTCGTCGACCTGCCGCTGCCGGTCGACGCAGCGCACGAGCGCGAGCACTGCGGGCGCTGCCAGGCCTGCCTGGACGTCTGCCCGACCGCCGCCTTCGTCGGCCCGCAGCTGCTGGACGCGCGGCGCTGCATCTCCTACCTGACCATCGAGCTCAAGGGCAGCATCCCCGAGGAGCTGCGCGCGCCGATCGGCAACCGGGTGTTCGGCTGCGACGACTGCCAGCTGGTATGCCCGTGGAACCGCTTCGCCCGGCCGACGCAGCAGGACGACTTCCGCCCGCGCCACGGCCTGGACAACAGCGAGCTGGCCGAACTGTTCCGCTGGAGCGAGGAGGAGTTCCTCGCCCGCACCGAGGGCTCGCCACTGCGCCGCGCCGGCTACGAGCGCTTCCTGCGCAACCTGGCGGTCGGCCTGGGCAACGCGCCCGCCAGCATCCCGGTGCTCGAGGCGCTGCGCCTGCGCCGCGAGTACCCCAGCGAACTGGTCCGCGAGCACGTCGAATGGGCGCTGGCGCGCCACGGCGCGACCTGA